In Thioalkalivibrio paradoxus ARh 1, the following are encoded in one genomic region:
- a CDS encoding peptide chain release factor 3 — MSFPQETARRRTFAIISHPDAGKTTITEKLLLFGGAIQLAGTVKGRKSARHATSDWMEMEKQRGISVTSSVMQFPYRDRIVNLLDTPGHEDFSEDTYRTLTAVDSALMVIDAAKGVEERTIKLMEVCRLRDTPIMTFVNKLDREGRDPIELLDEVEDVLKIQCAPVTWPIGMGKRFRGVYHLARDAVHMYSPTHGGKILQGEVIQGLDNPRLDEVLGSQAQDLREELELVQGASHAFDPDAYLAGTQTPVFFGSAINNFGVQELLDDFVEYAPAPQPRAARSRVVEPSETAFSGFVFKIQANMDPNHRDRIAFLRICSGTFTKGAKLRHVRLGRDVKIPDALTFMASDREHVETAYPGDIIGLHNHGTIRIGDTFTEGEMLHFTGIPNFAPELFRRAQLRDPLKMKQLAKGLQELCEEGATQLYRPLTNNDLILGAVGVLQFDVVAERLRTEYKVDCRFEPVNVQTARWVSSNEPKRFEEFKDKAASNLAIDHGGDLVYIAPTRVNLQMAIEKWPEVEFHSTREHGVAA, encoded by the coding sequence ATGTCGTTCCCCCAGGAAACCGCCCGCCGCCGCACGTTCGCGATCATTTCGCATCCCGACGCCGGCAAGACCACGATCACGGAGAAGCTGCTGCTGTTCGGCGGCGCGATCCAGCTCGCCGGCACGGTGAAGGGGCGCAAGAGCGCGCGCCACGCGACCTCCGACTGGATGGAGATGGAGAAGCAGCGCGGGATCTCGGTGACTTCGTCGGTGATGCAGTTCCCGTACCGCGACCGGATCGTGAACCTGCTCGACACCCCCGGGCACGAGGACTTCTCCGAGGATACCTACCGCACGTTGACCGCGGTGGACTCGGCGCTGATGGTGATCGACGCGGCCAAGGGCGTCGAGGAGCGCACGATCAAGCTGATGGAGGTCTGCCGGCTGCGCGACACGCCGATCATGACCTTCGTGAACAAGCTCGACCGCGAGGGGCGCGACCCGATCGAACTGCTCGACGAGGTCGAGGACGTGCTGAAGATCCAGTGCGCGCCGGTGACCTGGCCGATCGGAATGGGCAAGCGCTTTCGCGGTGTGTACCACTTGGCCCGCGACGCGGTGCATATGTATTCGCCGACCCACGGCGGCAAGATCCTGCAGGGCGAGGTGATCCAGGGGCTCGACAATCCGCGTCTGGACGAGGTGCTGGGTTCCCAGGCACAGGATCTGCGCGAGGAGCTGGAACTGGTGCAGGGCGCGTCGCATGCGTTCGATCCGGACGCGTATCTGGCAGGAACCCAGACGCCGGTGTTTTTCGGCTCCGCGATCAACAACTTCGGCGTGCAGGAACTGTTGGACGATTTCGTCGAGTACGCTCCTGCGCCGCAGCCGCGCGCAGCGCGCTCGCGGGTGGTCGAACCGTCGGAAACGGCGTTCAGCGGCTTCGTGTTCAAGATCCAGGCGAACATGGATCCGAACCACCGCGACCGCATCGCGTTCCTGCGCATCTGCTCCGGCACCTTCACGAAGGGGGCGAAGCTGCGCCACGTGCGTCTGGGCCGAGACGTGAAGATCCCCGATGCGCTGACGTTCATGGCGTCGGATCGCGAGCACGTGGAGACGGCATACCCCGGCGACATCATCGGACTGCACAACCACGGCACGATCCGCATCGGGGATACCTTCACCGAGGGCGAGATGCTGCACTTCACCGGCATCCCCAATTTCGCGCCGGAGCTGTTCCGGCGGGCGCAGTTGCGCGATCCGCTGAAGATGAAGCAGCTTGCGAAGGGGCTGCAGGAGCTCTGCGAAGAGGGCGCGACGCAGCTGTACCGGCCGCTGACCAACAACGACCTGATCCTGGGCGCGGTCGGCGTGCTGCAGTTCGATGTCGTCGCCGAGCGCCTGCGCACCGAGTACAAGGTCGACTGCCGGTTCGAGCCCGTGAACGTGCAGACTGCGCGTTGGGTCAGTTCCAACGAGCCGAAGCGGTTCGAGGAGTTCAAGGACAAGGCGGCGAGTAACCTCGCGATCGACCACGGTGGTGACCTCGTGTACATCGCGCCGACGCGCGTAAACCTGCAGATGGCGATCGAGAAATGGCCGGAGGTCGAATTCCACTCCACCCGGGAGCACGGCGTAGCCGCCTGA
- a CDS encoding YajD family HNH nuclease, with the protein MSQRDSSRLDAIVAKAQREKAEREQGYRERALKMYPWVCGRCGREFTAANVRELTVHHRDHNHDNNPLDGSNWELLCVYCHDNEHQRYVDATPSSDKPSGKTATHNPFAGLADLLKRD; encoded by the coding sequence ATGAGCCAGCGCGATTCCTCACGGCTGGATGCGATCGTGGCCAAGGCCCAGCGCGAGAAGGCCGAACGCGAGCAGGGTTACCGCGAACGGGCCCTGAAAATGTACCCCTGGGTCTGCGGGCGTTGCGGCCGCGAGTTCACGGCCGCGAACGTGCGCGAACTCACGGTGCACCACCGCGACCACAACCACGACAACAACCCGCTGGACGGCAGCAACTGGGAGCTGCTGTGCGTGTACTGCCACGATAACGAGCACCAGCGCTACGTGGACGCGACCCCGAGCAGCGACAAGCCTTCGGGGAAGACGGCGACCCACAACCCGTTCGCGGGACTCGCCGACCTGCTCAAGCGCGACTGA
- a CDS encoding ABCB family ABC transporter ATP-binding protein/permease: MRGHASLVDAPDGAVNWRIIRSLLPYLSEFRGRLFLAMGLMGLAKLANVTVPLALKYIVDHFEGAGTAEALVTVPLALLIAYGLLRFSATFFGELRDAVFVRVAERAMRRAALRVFQHLHRLELGFHLSRQTGGLSRDIERGTAGISFLLRFMVFNILPTIIEILLVAVILLVAVGPIFMFTVLAAIAVYVAFSVWITEWRTRFVREANLRDNESNTRAIDSLLNYETVKYFGNERFEAERYDRGLAAWETARMKNVLSLVLLNSGQALIIAAAITVMMVLAAHQVAAGTMTLGDLVMVNAYMIQLFIPLNFLGFVYREIRQSLANIERLFGLLEKPVKVEDRPGAPDLQVASGRVRFEDVHFRYHPDRPILEGISLEIPAGQKVAVVGPSGAGKSTLSRLLFRFYDVDQGRITIDGQDIRAVTQDSLRRAIGVVPQDTVLFNESIAYNIAYGRPEATPEEIREAVRLAHLEDFVSRLPKGLDTVVGERGLKVSGGEKQRIAIARMLLKDPPILVFDEATSSLDSRSEKAILAALNEVAARRTTLVIAHRLSTVMDADNIVVLENGRVIEQGTHLELLARDGTYRRLWEHQHDSGSPRGSGTAREFDPHHDSASEPERGR; encoded by the coding sequence ATGCGTGGGCACGCATCGCTCGTGGACGCGCCCGACGGGGCCGTGAACTGGCGCATCATCCGCAGCCTGCTGCCGTACTTGTCCGAGTTTCGCGGCCGCCTGTTCCTGGCGATGGGCCTGATGGGGCTGGCCAAGCTCGCGAACGTCACCGTGCCGCTGGCGCTGAAGTACATCGTCGACCACTTCGAGGGTGCCGGTACCGCCGAGGCGCTGGTCACCGTGCCGCTGGCCCTGCTGATCGCCTATGGCCTGCTGCGATTCTCCGCGACCTTTTTCGGCGAACTGCGCGACGCGGTATTCGTGCGCGTCGCGGAACGCGCGATGCGCCGTGCCGCGCTGCGCGTGTTCCAGCACCTGCACCGGCTGGAACTCGGCTTCCACCTGTCGCGCCAGACGGGCGGGCTGTCGCGCGACATCGAGCGCGGCACCGCCGGAATCAGCTTCCTGCTGCGCTTCATGGTGTTCAACATCCTGCCGACGATCATCGAGATCCTGCTGGTCGCGGTGATCCTGCTGGTCGCGGTCGGACCGATCTTCATGTTCACCGTGCTCGCGGCGATCGCGGTGTACGTCGCCTTTTCGGTGTGGATCACCGAGTGGCGGACCCGCTTCGTGCGCGAGGCCAACCTGCGCGACAACGAATCGAACACCCGCGCGATCGACAGCCTGCTGAACTACGAGACCGTGAAGTACTTCGGCAACGAGCGCTTCGAGGCCGAGCGCTACGACCGGGGGCTCGCGGCGTGGGAGACGGCACGCATGAAGAACGTGCTGTCGCTGGTACTGCTGAACAGCGGCCAGGCATTGATCATCGCCGCCGCGATCACGGTGATGATGGTGTTGGCGGCCCACCAGGTCGCGGCCGGAACCATGACCCTCGGCGACCTGGTGATGGTGAACGCCTATATGATCCAGCTGTTCATCCCGCTGAACTTCCTGGGGTTCGTCTACCGCGAGATCCGCCAGTCACTGGCCAACATCGAGCGTCTGTTCGGGCTGCTCGAGAAGCCGGTGAAGGTCGAGGACCGACCGGGCGCTCCCGATCTGCAGGTCGCCTCCGGCAGGGTGCGCTTCGAGGACGTGCATTTCCGCTACCACCCGGACCGCCCGATCCTCGAGGGTATTTCGCTGGAGATTCCGGCGGGCCAGAAGGTCGCGGTGGTCGGGCCGAGCGGGGCAGGCAAGTCGACGCTGTCGCGGCTGCTGTTCCGCTTCTACGACGTCGATCAAGGCCGGATCACGATCGACGGTCAGGACATCCGCGCGGTGACGCAGGACAGCCTGCGCCGCGCAATCGGCGTGGTGCCGCAGGACACGGTGCTGTTCAACGAGAGCATCGCATACAACATCGCCTACGGGCGCCCGGAAGCGACGCCCGAGGAAATCCGCGAGGCGGTGCGCCTCGCCCACCTCGAGGACTTCGTGTCGCGCCTGCCCAAGGGGCTCGACACCGTCGTCGGCGAGCGCGGGCTGAAGGTTTCCGGGGGCGAGAAGCAGCGCATCGCGATTGCGCGAATGCTGTTGAAGGATCCGCCGATCCTGGTGTTCGACGAAGCCACGTCGTCGCTGGACTCGAGGTCGGAGAAGGCGATTCTTGCGGCGCTGAACGAGGTCGCGGCGCGGCGGACCACGCTGGTAATCGCGCATCGGCTATCCACCGTGATGGACGCCGACAACATCGTGGTGCTGGAGAACGGCCGCGTGATCGAACAGGGTACCCATCTGGAGCTGCTGGCCCGGGACGGCACCTACCGGCGCCTCTGGGAGCACCAGCACGACAGTGGGTCACCGCGGGGGAGCGGCACGGCCCGGGAGTTCGATCCCCACCACGATTCGGCATCCGAACCCGAGCGCGGTCGGTAA
- the recQ gene encoding DNA helicase RecQ produces MSPTAQAGHAAQPSAEARRVPDPERILSEVFGYSGFRGRQREIIDCVAGGADALVLMPTGGGKSLCYQIPALMREGCGVVISPLIALMQDQVAALRQSGVRAAALNSAEPIARIQEAERALLDGRLDLLYIAPERLMLPRTLELLARARVALFAIDEAHCVSQWGHDFRPEYIQLSLLAERFPGVPRLALTATADAPTRREIVTRLGLERARQFVSRFDRPNIRYRIAQSDAGGGSARDRLLRFIRQEHPGEAGIVYCLSRKRVEAIAQWLADQGLEALPYHAGLSAAERDRNQKRFLTGDGVIMVATIAFGMGIDKPNVRFVAHLNLPKSIEAYYQETGRAGRDGLPADAWMLYGLQDVITLRQMLDQSTADDGHKRVERQKLEAMLGLCELTSCRRQALLAYFGDDLESPCGNCDTCLEPPATWDATEPARKALSCVYRTGERFGVNYLIDVLRGRETDRLRALGHHHLSTFGIGTELEPAEWRVLFRQLIARGLLRVDVDGHGGLSLDESCRPLLRGEAAVELRREQRPARSRRERGSRAARPAADLAPEDQALWEALRACRRRLADAQGVPPYVIFHDATLAEMLHQAPVTLDQMAGISGVGISKLDRYGDEFLRVIRGHLGL; encoded by the coding sequence GTGAGCCCCACGGCCCAGGCCGGCCACGCTGCGCAGCCCTCCGCAGAGGCGCGCCGGGTTCCGGATCCCGAGCGGATCCTGTCCGAGGTGTTCGGCTATTCCGGCTTCCGCGGCCGGCAGCGCGAGATCATCGACTGCGTCGCCGGGGGCGCGGATGCGCTGGTCCTGATGCCGACCGGCGGCGGCAAGTCGCTCTGCTACCAGATCCCGGCGCTGATGCGGGAGGGCTGCGGGGTGGTGATCTCGCCGCTGATTGCGCTGATGCAGGACCAGGTGGCTGCGCTGAGGCAAAGCGGGGTCCGCGCGGCGGCGCTGAATTCCGCGGAACCGATCGCGCGCATCCAGGAGGCGGAACGGGCGCTGCTCGACGGCCGGCTCGACCTGCTGTATATCGCTCCGGAGCGCCTGATGCTGCCGCGTACTCTGGAGCTGTTGGCGCGTGCGCGGGTGGCGCTGTTCGCGATCGACGAGGCCCACTGCGTGTCGCAGTGGGGCCACGACTTCCGCCCCGAATACATCCAGCTCTCGTTGCTGGCGGAGCGCTTTCCGGGAGTGCCGCGCCTGGCGCTGACCGCCACCGCCGATGCCCCGACCCGGCGGGAGATCGTCACCCGCCTGGGGCTGGAACGGGCCCGGCAGTTCGTCAGCCGTTTCGACCGGCCCAATATTCGCTATCGCATCGCGCAGTCGGACGCCGGCGGCGGCAGCGCCCGCGATCGGCTGTTGCGCTTCATTCGCCAGGAACATCCGGGTGAGGCCGGGATCGTGTATTGCCTGAGCCGCAAGCGCGTCGAGGCGATTGCGCAGTGGCTCGCGGATCAGGGGCTGGAGGCGCTGCCGTATCACGCCGGACTGAGCGCCGCCGAACGCGACCGCAACCAGAAGCGGTTTCTGACCGGCGACGGGGTGATCATGGTCGCCACCATCGCGTTCGGCATGGGAATCGACAAGCCCAATGTCCGGTTCGTGGCGCACCTGAACCTGCCCAAGAGCATCGAGGCGTATTACCAGGAGACCGGGCGCGCCGGACGCGACGGCCTGCCGGCGGACGCCTGGATGCTGTACGGCCTGCAGGATGTGATCACCCTGCGCCAGATGCTGGACCAATCCACCGCGGACGACGGCCACAAGCGCGTCGAACGGCAGAAGCTCGAGGCGATGCTGGGGCTTTGTGAACTCACCAGTTGCCGGCGTCAGGCGCTGCTCGCGTACTTCGGCGACGACCTCGAGTCGCCCTGCGGGAACTGCGACACCTGCCTGGAACCGCCCGCGACCTGGGATGCCACCGAACCCGCGCGCAAGGCGCTGTCCTGCGTCTATCGCACTGGCGAGCGCTTCGGAGTGAACTACCTGATCGACGTGCTGCGGGGCCGCGAGACCGACCGTCTGCGAGCATTGGGCCATCATCACCTGAGTACCTTCGGGATCGGCACCGAACTCGAGCCTGCCGAGTGGCGCGTGCTGTTCCGGCAACTGATCGCACGCGGCCTGTTGCGGGTGGATGTCGATGGCCACGGCGGTCTCAGCCTGGACGAATCCTGCCGCCCGCTGTTGCGCGGCGAGGCCGCGGTGGAACTGCGCCGCGAACAGCGTCCGGCGAGGTCGCGGCGCGAACGCGGCAGCCGGGCGGCCAGGCCTGCCGCCGACCTGGCGCCCGAGGACCAGGCCCTGTGGGAGGCGTTGCGCGCCTGCCGACGGCGGCTCGCGGACGCCCAGGGCGTGCCGCCCTACGTGATCTTTCACGACGCGACGCTGGCCGAGATGCTGCACCAGGCTCCGGTCACGCTCGACCAGATGGCGGGGATATCGGGTGTTGGCATCAGCAAGCTCGATCGCTATGGCGACGAGTTCCTGAGGGTCATTCGGGGGCATTTGGGGCTATAG
- a CDS encoding DUF3581 domain-containing protein, which yields MTDGSFLQSFHTLRDGLVYIEPEQASRFAKEIAGDFNPIHDPGSRRFCVPGDLLFALVLARYGVSAGMHLRFVGMVGAGVALVFPDDPGTAFAVMDSQGKKYLEVEREGPVVTDGYTVEALTRSYVAFSGENFPHVLVPLMERHAVMVNPARPLVMYDRMSLSLREPVGSLTETVQPRLKAADMRVDGKRGEARLDYALCVDGEPFATGSKHLVLSGLRPYDAETVRKLVDEYAGWKARYAGAIA from the coding sequence GTGACCGACGGTTCCTTTCTGCAATCCTTCCATACCCTGCGCGATGGGCTCGTGTACATCGAGCCCGAGCAGGCCAGCCGCTTTGCCAAGGAGATTGCCGGGGATTTCAACCCGATCCACGATCCGGGCTCGCGGCGCTTCTGTGTCCCCGGAGACCTGCTGTTCGCGCTGGTGCTCGCACGTTACGGCGTCAGCGCGGGGATGCACCTCCGTTTCGTCGGCATGGTCGGGGCCGGAGTGGCGCTGGTGTTCCCCGACGATCCGGGCACGGCGTTCGCCGTGATGGACAGCCAAGGCAAGAAGTACCTCGAAGTGGAGCGCGAAGGGCCAGTGGTCACGGACGGCTATACCGTCGAGGCCCTGACGCGAAGCTATGTCGCGTTCTCCGGCGAGAATTTCCCGCATGTGCTCGTCCCGCTGATGGAGCGGCACGCGGTGATGGTCAATCCGGCACGGCCGCTGGTGATGTACGACCGGATGTCGCTGTCGCTGCGCGAGCCGGTCGGTAGCCTCACCGAGACCGTGCAGCCGCGCCTGAAGGCAGCCGACATGCGCGTCGACGGCAAGCGCGGGGAAGCGCGGCTCGATTACGCGCTTTGCGTCGACGGAGAGCCGTTCGCGACGGGCAGCAAGCACCTGGTGCTGAGCGGGCTGCGCCCCTACGACGCCGAGACGGTGCGAAAGCTGGTGGACGAGTACGCGGGGTGGAAGGCGCGCTACGCCGGGGCCATCGCCTGA
- a CDS encoding EAL domain-containing protein, whose translation MLVLRLCGDDVPKSWNRWGRPLSRESHRIWAFPLPETMDRAELVHALVQETPAESLADCLAVWIQPDFDGRLPLSVLDELEPLSVLHTRLHEPWIMEELGPRVRARFQAIAALSEPGGLLGYQMRCGLDHPRRGLLSADELYRLGRAARRLDALDQACQISALVRKAEVLPRGVPVFIAALPHSLLHRDPHRHPSYACVERLGLDPADIVIEVAQRGAVDDIEMLIRRCAQLRQMGFRVALSEVGAGFGQIGVIAGLEPEFVRLDPDLLREARASAAGASLFEGLVATARRLGAATVADGVQTRADLRLYRELGVDYGQGDLIAGCAPVPEAPAEMSAIDPRDPAHGAGGPSGGQATCHSHRPVRTMSDPGDDRGGPAR comes from the coding sequence ATGCTGGTCCTGCGCCTGTGCGGAGACGACGTGCCCAAGAGCTGGAATCGCTGGGGCCGGCCGCTCAGTCGGGAATCGCACCGGATCTGGGCGTTTCCGCTGCCGGAGACGATGGATCGGGCCGAGCTGGTGCACGCGCTGGTGCAGGAAACCCCCGCGGAGAGCCTGGCGGACTGCCTGGCCGTCTGGATCCAGCCGGATTTCGACGGTCGCCTGCCGCTGTCGGTGCTCGACGAGCTCGAGCCGCTATCGGTGCTGCATACGCGCTTGCACGAGCCCTGGATCATGGAGGAACTGGGGCCTCGCGTCCGTGCGCGATTCCAGGCGATCGCCGCGCTGTCGGAACCCGGGGGGCTGCTGGGCTATCAGATGCGATGCGGACTCGATCATCCGCGCCGGGGGCTGCTCTCGGCGGATGAACTGTACCGGCTGGGCCGAGCGGCGCGACGCCTGGATGCGCTGGACCAGGCCTGCCAGATCAGCGCCTTGGTGCGCAAGGCGGAGGTCTTGCCCCGCGGAGTGCCGGTGTTCATTGCGGCACTCCCCCACTCGCTGCTGCACCGCGATCCGCATCGCCACCCGTCCTATGCCTGCGTGGAACGGCTGGGGCTGGATCCGGCCGATATCGTGATCGAAGTCGCCCAGCGAGGGGCGGTGGACGACATCGAAATGCTGATCCGGCGCTGCGCACAGCTGCGGCAAATGGGCTTTCGCGTCGCGCTCAGCGAGGTCGGTGCCGGCTTCGGCCAGATCGGCGTGATTGCCGGTCTGGAGCCCGAGTTCGTGCGTCTGGACCCGGATCTGCTGCGCGAGGCACGCGCATCCGCCGCCGGGGCGTCGCTGTTCGAAGGGTTGGTGGCGACCGCGCGGCGCCTGGGGGCAGCGACCGTCGCCGACGGAGTGCAAACGCGCGCCGATCTGCGCCTGTACCGGGAACTCGGCGTCGATTACGGGCAGGGCGATCTGATCGCGGGCTGCGCGCCGGTGCCGGAGGCTCCGGCAGAGATGTCGGCGATCGACCCGAGAGATCCTGCGCACGGGGCGGGCGGGCCCTCTGGCGGACAAGCCACTTGCCACTCGCACCGCCCCGTGCGCACCATGAGCGATCCGGGTGATGACAGGGGAGGGCCGGCCAGGTGA
- the dacB gene encoding D-alanyl-D-alanine carboxypeptidase/D-alanyl-D-alanine endopeptidase → MILLVVLGGPTVAASSFTLLPEPLQQAIRGQNLPADAVGLWVQRVGDPEPLVQLHADRQFNPASTIKLATTLAALSELGPDYIWETEIHATGPVRDGVLRGDLVLRGAGDPGMVSEEHWRMLAALRRTGLRRIDGDVLLDTSQFRLPAEDPGAFDGQPLRAYNQPPHALHVNANALRFHVLPESDGRSIRIEADPPLPGLPIVNRLRASSGSCGTWQRGIRYEVDNGATGPRVIFSGDYPVNCGSYELLRTAVAPEIYQRELFRLHWDQWGGELTGQVRYGAGADTDADPLLVHRSRPLGDIMRVANKWSSNVATRQLALTLGAERFGPPATVDKARQALYQVLGELGVAVGGMVIDNGSGLSRHTRITPLQLAQVLQAGWDSPWRPEFVSSLAIAGLDGTLRRRFQDGPERGRMHLKTGHLNQVSAVAGFVRTRSNEDVLVVLLVNHENAHTGAGTGLQEAVLRWVHAL, encoded by the coding sequence ATGATCCTGTTGGTGGTCCTGGGTGGCCCGACGGTGGCGGCGTCATCGTTTACGCTGCTGCCCGAGCCGCTGCAGCAGGCCATACGGGGGCAGAACCTGCCGGCCGATGCCGTCGGCCTGTGGGTGCAGCGAGTGGGCGATCCGGAGCCACTGGTGCAGTTGCATGCCGATCGCCAGTTCAACCCGGCTTCGACGATCAAACTGGCGACGACGCTCGCGGCGCTGTCGGAGCTGGGTCCGGATTACATCTGGGAGACGGAAATCCACGCGACCGGTCCGGTACGTGACGGCGTGCTCCGCGGGGATCTGGTTCTGCGCGGCGCCGGCGACCCGGGCATGGTCAGTGAGGAGCACTGGCGTATGCTGGCAGCGCTGCGCCGAACCGGGTTGCGCCGTATCGACGGAGACGTGCTGCTCGATACCAGCCAGTTCCGTCTGCCGGCCGAGGATCCGGGTGCCTTCGACGGGCAGCCGCTGCGGGCCTACAACCAGCCGCCCCACGCACTGCACGTGAACGCCAACGCGCTGCGCTTTCACGTGCTGCCCGAGTCCGACGGGCGCAGCATCCGCATCGAGGCCGATCCGCCGCTGCCGGGTCTGCCGATCGTGAACCGCCTGCGTGCGTCCAGCGGCAGTTGCGGGACCTGGCAGCGCGGCATCCGCTACGAGGTCGACAACGGCGCAACCGGACCGCGGGTGATCTTTTCCGGCGACTACCCAGTGAATTGCGGCAGCTACGAGCTGTTGCGAACCGCGGTGGCGCCCGAAATCTACCAACGCGAGCTGTTCCGGCTGCACTGGGATCAGTGGGGCGGGGAGCTGACCGGCCAGGTCCGGTATGGGGCCGGCGCGGACACCGACGCCGATCCGCTTCTGGTGCACAGGTCACGGCCGCTCGGCGACATTATGCGTGTGGCCAACAAATGGAGTTCCAACGTGGCCACCCGGCAGTTGGCACTTACGCTGGGCGCCGAGCGCTTCGGACCGCCGGCGACGGTCGACAAGGCCCGCCAGGCCCTGTACCAGGTGCTGGGCGAACTCGGCGTCGCGGTGGGCGGCATGGTGATCGACAACGGCTCCGGGCTCAGCCGGCACACGCGGATCACGCCGTTGCAGCTGGCACAGGTGCTGCAGGCCGGATGGGACAGCCCCTGGCGCCCCGAGTTCGTGTCGTCGCTGGCGATCGCCGGTCTCGACGGCACCCTGCGCCGGCGGTTCCAGGACGGCCCCGAGCGCGGTCGCATGCACCTGAAGACCGGACATCTGAACCAGGTTTCGGCGGTGGCCGGTTTCGTGCGGACTCGCAGCAACGAGGACGTGTTGGTCGTGTTGCTGGTGAACCACGAGAACGCCCATACCGGCGCCGGTACCGGGCTGCAGGAGGCCGTGCTGCGCTGGGTGCATGCGCTGTGA
- a CDS encoding YhcB family protein, with amino-acid sequence MEEQMTMGLWLLLILLAVLLAGVLGFWIGRTTSHERRLIRELENELDSRMQELNRYRSAVNQHFDRTATLFAGMAGAYRDLYHHLAESCEELADKPTRQRLEERAGRLLANVPVREGRSDSTQPRSPDPRESEIDLQPPRPD; translated from the coding sequence GTGGAAGAGCAGATGACGATGGGTCTCTGGTTGCTCCTGATCCTGCTGGCGGTGCTGCTGGCAGGCGTGCTGGGGTTCTGGATCGGCCGGACAACCAGCCATGAGCGGCGCCTGATCCGCGAACTGGAAAACGAACTCGACAGCCGTATGCAGGAACTCAATCGCTACCGCAGCGCGGTGAACCAGCATTTCGATCGTACCGCGACGCTGTTCGCCGGGATGGCCGGGGCATATCGCGATCTGTATCACCACCTCGCCGAAAGTTGCGAGGAACTGGCCGACAAGCCCACCCGGCAGCGGCTCGAAGAACGTGCGGGCCGGTTGCTGGCCAACGTGCCGGTGCGCGAGGGGCGCTCCGACTCGACGCAGCCGCGCAGCCCGGACCCGCGCGAAAGCGAGATCGACCTCCAGCCCCCGCGCCCCGATTGA